One segment of Carya illinoinensis cultivar Pawnee chromosome 13, C.illinoinensisPawnee_v1, whole genome shotgun sequence DNA contains the following:
- the LOC122291612 gene encoding calcium uniporter protein 6, mitochondrial-like: protein MWRRWWSTGGAVKQSVSALFSQVYGRNTRPPHPSHTLGLRAIVPATSLRWRPSSSSPCADSNSGDSNRNDISFAETKKLMKLVTVEALKRKLGMEVKEVIDYSELLQACESMGVARSREEAAAFARVLDEAGVVLLFRDKVYLHPHKVVDLVKRAVPFALTSEDDPARDELKMLQEEKEKIDVVARKQVRRILWSGLGFAVVQVGLLFRLTFWEFSWDVMEPVTFFTTATGIVIGYAYFMFTSRDPSYQDLTDRLFLSRQRKLCKKHNFDCERFKELQKKCTTHIDATASIKNRTAPEKELELEDALHRD from the exons atgtGGAGGCGATGGTGGAGTACTGGTGGTGCAGTGAAGCAGAGCGTGTCAGCTCTTTTCAGCCAAGTTTATGGGAGGAACACGAGGCCTCCACATCCTTCTCATACTCTGGGATTGAGGGCTATTGTTCCTGCAACATCTTTACGCTGGAGGCCCTCATCATCATCACCGTGTGCTGATTCAAACTCTGGCGATAGTAATAGAAATGACATATCGTTCGCGGAGACGAAGAAGCTAATGAAATTGGTGACTGTGGAGGCGTTGAAGAGAAAGCTGGGTATGGAAGTGAAGGAGGTTATCGATTACTCGGAACTTCTGCAAGCCTGCGAGAGCATGGGTGTCGCCAGATCCCGCGAGGAGGCCGCTGCTTTCGCCCGAGTCCTTGACGAGGCCGGTGTCGTCCTTCTGTTCCGCGACAAGGTCTACCTTCATCCCCACAAA GTGGTGGATCTGGTCAAAAGAGCGGTGCCCTTTGCTCTGACTTCTGAAGACGATCCCGCGAGGGATGAGCTAAAGATGCTGCaggaggagaaggaaaaaattGACGTGGTAGCACGTAAGCAGGTCAGGCGCATCCTCTGGTCTGGGTTGGGGTTTGCTGTGGTACAGGTTGGGCTCTTATTTCGGCTCACATTCTGGGAATTTTCATGGGATGTAATGGAACCAGTTACATTTTTTACAACCGCCACTGGCATAGTCATAGGTTATGCTTACTTCATGTTCACTTCAAGAGACCCCAGTTACCAAGACTTGACAGACAGGCTCTTTCTCTCAAGGCAGAGGAAGCTGTGTAAGAAGCACAACTTCGATTGTGAGAGATTCAAAGAGTTGCAGAAAAAGTGCACAACACATATTGATGCCACTGCTTCTATTAAAAATCGAACGGCACCGGAAAAGGAACTGGAACTAGAGGATGCTTTACACAGGGACTAG